The proteins below are encoded in one region of Aeromonas jandaei:
- a CDS encoding DsrE/DsrF/TusD sulfur relay family protein, whose product MNQQIVVIANGAPYGSESLFNALRLAIALNEQGGASLKLFLMSDAVSAALAGQAPAEGYNLRQMLEILLAQGVTIRLCKTCTDARGITALPLIEGIEIGTLPMLAQWTLAADKVLTF is encoded by the coding sequence ATGAATCAACAAATTGTGGTGATTGCCAATGGTGCCCCCTATGGCAGCGAATCCCTGTTCAATGCCTTGCGTCTGGCCATTGCCCTCAACGAACAGGGCGGTGCCAGCCTCAAGCTGTTCCTGATGTCCGATGCGGTGAGCGCGGCGCTGGCCGGTCAGGCGCCTGCCGAAGGGTACAACCTGCGCCAGATGCTGGAGATCCTGCTGGCTCAAGGGGTCACCATTCGCCTGTGCAAAACCTGCACCGATGCCCGTGGCATCACTGCCCTGCCGCTGATCGAGGGCATCGAGATCGGCACCCTGCCGATGCTGGCCCAGTGGACCCTCGCCGCCGACAAGGTACTGACCTTCTAA
- a CDS encoding protoglobin domain-containing protein gives MKPTEQTLLEQMRITEFEIAHRKELLLLNEQDVALLASYSGKIEPHIDELVDNFYQQQTAITEIALLIGDADTLNRLRAAQRRYILDLFSGLYDLEYVNNRLRIGLVHKRIGVEPKLYLAAINTLKALLIENIFDQIGNESERIAMLAALDKLILFDITLVFETYIRSLVSEIESSREKSENYAKSLEQKVRERTHQLEELNRTDALTGLLNVRHLNDQLQLTLRSCQRRAEPVAIAYLDIDNFKQINDNEGHQRGDEILRTVGTCIRQVFRTEDCCFRYGGDEFCLILPNCNEAQARDIYLKRLTQAIKDQLAGITLSIGIVQTGPEHYDEGLNLIRLADERMYAAKRALKTVSPKERH, from the coding sequence ATGAAACCCACGGAACAGACCCTGCTGGAGCAGATGCGGATCACCGAATTTGAAATTGCCCATCGCAAAGAGCTGCTTTTGCTGAACGAACAGGATGTCGCTCTGCTGGCAAGTTACAGCGGCAAGATCGAGCCCCATATCGATGAGCTGGTCGACAATTTTTACCAGCAGCAAACAGCTATAACCGAGATTGCCCTGCTGATAGGTGATGCCGATACCCTCAACCGGCTGCGAGCCGCCCAGCGGCGCTACATTCTCGATCTGTTCAGCGGTCTCTACGATCTGGAGTACGTCAACAACCGGCTGCGGATCGGGCTGGTGCACAAGCGGATCGGCGTCGAACCCAAGCTCTATCTGGCCGCCATCAACACCCTCAAGGCGCTGCTGATCGAAAACATCTTTGACCAAATCGGCAACGAGAGCGAGCGGATCGCCATGCTGGCGGCGCTGGACAAGCTGATCCTGTTCGACATCACGCTGGTCTTCGAGACCTATATCCGCAGCCTGGTGTCAGAGATCGAGTCGTCCAGAGAGAAATCGGAGAACTATGCGAAAAGCCTCGAACAGAAGGTTCGCGAGCGCACCCATCAGCTGGAGGAGCTCAATCGCACCGATGCGCTGACGGGATTGCTCAACGTTCGCCACCTCAATGATCAGCTGCAGCTGACGCTGCGCTCCTGCCAGCGACGGGCCGAACCGGTGGCCATCGCCTACCTCGATATCGACAACTTCAAGCAGATCAACGACAACGAGGGGCACCAGCGCGGGGACGAGATCCTGCGCACCGTCGGCACCTGCATCCGTCAGGTCTTTCGCACCGAGGACTGCTGCTTTCGCTATGGCGGGGATGAGTTCTGCCTGATCCTGCCCAACTGCAACGAGGCGCAGGCGCGGGATATCTATCTCAAGCGGCTGACCCAGGCGATAAAAGATCAACTGGCCGGGATCACCCTCAGTATCGGCATAGTGCAGACCGGCCCCGAACATTACGACGAGGGGCTAAACCTGATCCGGCTGGCGGACGAGCGGATGTATGCCGCCAAGCGAGCCCTCAAGACGGTTTCCCCCAAAGAGCGCCATTGA
- a CDS encoding MFS transporter codes for MPWSTFRQFTPLVWIVILGTFMVRTSYYMVWPFLSILLYREYDLSATLIGLLLGGSAALSTLVSFYGGWLSDRFGRHSILLGGCLVAMLCFGLLGFSHSVLWLGVGVMGSGLASGLIDAPGKALMADSLASAKARELALHLRYFLLNLGAALGPLLGVTLGLNAQQETFLFLATSYLLLGAAFGWGFRRASSSHRHGAAGPGLRDAIKVLLADRAFLLLVMANLLMVLVYSQFHSPLVQYLTRAGMPQVAELVALLVATNALTVVLLQFPLLRLLSRWPVRVRLHIGMALFLAAQLLFAAGDPLVRSHWFAAVLLLSIGETILFPLLNVLIDQMAPGHLKGSYFGASALAGLGSAVGALLGGWILEQWSGQLLFLLMALLCVAIFWLYERGARVRHPVAAVSKPGSN; via the coding sequence ATGCCATGGAGCACCTTCAGGCAATTTACCCCGCTGGTCTGGATCGTCATTCTGGGCACCTTCATGGTGCGCACCAGCTACTACATGGTGTGGCCCTTTCTCTCCATCCTGCTCTATCGGGAGTATGACCTCTCGGCAACCCTCATCGGCCTGCTGCTGGGGGGCTCGGCAGCGCTCTCGACGCTGGTGAGTTTCTACGGCGGCTGGCTTTCGGACCGCTTCGGGCGGCACAGTATTCTGCTCGGCGGTTGTCTGGTGGCGATGCTCTGTTTTGGTTTGCTCGGTTTTTCCCACTCCGTACTCTGGCTTGGCGTCGGAGTGATGGGGAGCGGGCTTGCCTCCGGGCTTATCGATGCGCCCGGCAAGGCGCTGATGGCTGATAGTCTGGCGTCGGCCAAGGCGCGGGAGCTGGCTCTGCACCTGCGCTATTTCCTGCTCAATCTTGGTGCCGCACTGGGGCCACTGCTCGGGGTGACGCTCGGGCTCAATGCCCAGCAGGAGACCTTCCTCTTTCTGGCAACGAGCTATCTATTGCTGGGGGCTGCCTTTGGCTGGGGTTTTCGTCGGGCGAGTTCCTCTCACCGTCATGGCGCTGCCGGCCCCGGTTTGCGCGATGCGATCAAGGTGTTGCTGGCAGATCGTGCCTTCCTGCTGCTGGTGATGGCCAATCTGCTGATGGTGCTGGTCTACTCCCAATTTCACTCGCCACTGGTTCAGTACCTGACTCGCGCCGGTATGCCGCAGGTAGCCGAGCTGGTTGCCTTGCTGGTGGCGACCAATGCTCTGACGGTGGTGTTGCTGCAGTTCCCGCTGCTGCGGCTGCTCTCGCGCTGGCCGGTGCGGGTGCGGCTTCATATCGGCATGGCTCTGTTTCTGGCGGCCCAGCTGCTGTTTGCCGCAGGGGATCCGCTGGTGCGTAGCCACTGGTTTGCCGCTGTGCTGCTGCTCAGCATCGGCGAGACCATCCTCTTTCCACTGCTCAACGTGCTGATCGACCAGATGGCGCCCGGCCATCTCAAGGGGAGCTATTTTGGTGCCAGTGCGCTTGCGGGCTTGGGTAGCGCCGTCGGGGCTCTGCTGGGGGGCTGGATCCTGGAGCAGTGGAGTGGACAGCTGCTATTCCTGCTGATGGCGCTGCTCTGCGTGGCCATCTTCTGGCTCTACGAACGGGGCGCCCGCGTGCGGCACCCTGTGGCAGCAGTGTCGAAGCCCGGCAGCAACTGA
- the sohB gene encoding protease SohB: MTFLTEYGLFLAKTVTFLLAIGAIVLMVVSSRQPKARKGELVVTDLSNELEQGQFALKSALASKAERKVLEKQQKEEQKKRAKAGDERSRLFVIDFNGSMDAKEVASLREEVSAVIGVAQPGDEVLLRLESGGGVVHGYGLAASQLQRLRDKGIKLTVAIDKVAASGGYMMACVADQILAAPFAIVGSIGVIAQMPNFNKLLKKHDIEFEMHTAGQYKRTITMFGENDDLGREKFREELAAIHERFKQFVAEHRPQLDIDLVTTGEHWLASQAKGLGLVDSLCTSDDYLLAQASQHKVVGIRYSRPKSLTQKLGQQGAQALEAGFGRLWQQSPWR; encoded by the coding sequence GTGACATTTTTGACCGAATATGGCCTGTTTCTGGCCAAAACCGTGACCTTTTTGCTGGCCATCGGCGCCATCGTCCTGATGGTGGTCAGCAGTCGTCAACCCAAGGCGCGCAAGGGCGAGCTGGTGGTGACCGATCTTTCTAACGAGCTGGAGCAGGGGCAGTTTGCACTCAAGAGCGCACTGGCCAGCAAGGCTGAGCGCAAAGTGCTGGAGAAGCAGCAGAAAGAGGAGCAGAAAAAGCGTGCCAAGGCGGGTGACGAACGCAGCCGGCTCTTCGTCATCGATTTCAATGGCAGCATGGATGCCAAAGAGGTTGCATCACTGCGCGAAGAGGTGAGCGCGGTGATCGGGGTGGCGCAGCCGGGCGACGAGGTGCTGCTGCGCCTTGAGTCCGGCGGCGGTGTGGTGCATGGCTACGGTCTTGCCGCTTCCCAGCTGCAGCGGCTGCGTGACAAGGGGATCAAGCTCACCGTGGCCATCGACAAGGTGGCAGCGAGCGGCGGATACATGATGGCCTGCGTGGCGGATCAAATCCTGGCTGCACCCTTTGCCATCGTCGGCTCCATCGGGGTGATCGCCCAGATGCCGAACTTCAACAAGCTGCTGAAAAAGCACGACATCGAGTTCGAGATGCACACCGCAGGTCAGTACAAGCGTACCATCACCATGTTTGGCGAGAATGACGATCTGGGGCGCGAGAAGTTTCGCGAGGAGCTGGCCGCCATCCACGAGCGCTTCAAGCAGTTTGTTGCCGAGCACCGGCCGCAGCTCGATATCGATCTGGTCACCACCGGCGAGCACTGGCTGGCGAGTCAGGCCAAGGGGTTGGGGCTGGTGGATAGCCTCTGTACCAGTGATGACTACCTGCTGGCGCAGGCCAGCCAGCACAAGGTGGTGGGCATCCGCTACAGCCGGCCCAAGAGCCTGACCCAGAAATTGGGGCAGCAGGGCGCACAGGCGCTGGAAGCCGGGTTTGGCCGTCTGTGGCAGCAGAGCCCCTGGCGTTGA
- a CDS encoding YciK family oxidoreductase translates to MLDYQAPRDLLREKVILVTGAGDGIGREAALTYAAHGATVILLGRTSAKLEAVYDQIEAAGHPLPAIVPLDLKTATAADYRGLATTFTRQFGRLDGILFNAGLLGTLSPFEHIQEKEWDEVMQVNVKSEFLLTQALLPLVRQSAKEHGDASIVYTSSSVGRKGRAYWGTYAISKFAIEGMMEVLADELENTGVRVNTLNPGGTRTKMRASAFPAEDPMNLKTPADLMPLYLYLMGSDSRGKTGQTFVAQPK, encoded by the coding sequence ATGCTCGATTATCAGGCCCCCCGCGATCTGCTCAGGGAGAAGGTCATTCTGGTCACCGGTGCCGGAGACGGGATCGGCCGCGAAGCCGCCCTCACCTATGCCGCCCACGGCGCTACCGTGATCCTGCTCGGCCGCACCAGCGCCAAACTTGAAGCCGTCTATGACCAGATTGAGGCTGCCGGTCACCCGCTGCCCGCCATCGTCCCGCTCGATCTGAAAACCGCAACCGCCGCCGATTATCGTGGACTAGCCACCACCTTCACCCGCCAGTTTGGTCGCCTCGACGGCATTCTGTTCAATGCCGGGCTGCTCGGCACCCTCTCCCCCTTCGAGCACATTCAGGAGAAGGAGTGGGACGAGGTGATGCAGGTCAACGTCAAATCGGAATTTCTGCTGACCCAGGCGCTGCTGCCGCTGGTTCGCCAGAGCGCCAAAGAGCACGGCGATGCTTCCATCGTCTACACCTCCTCCAGTGTGGGCCGCAAAGGACGGGCTTACTGGGGCACTTACGCCATCTCCAAATTTGCCATCGAGGGGATGATGGAAGTGCTGGCCGACGAGCTGGAAAACACCGGCGTGCGGGTCAATACCCTCAACCCGGGTGGCACCCGGACCAAGATGCGGGCCAGCGCCTTCCCGGCGGAAGATCCGATGAACCTCAAGACTCCGGCCGACCTGATGCCGCTCTACCTCTATCTGATGGGAAGCGACAGCCGGGGCAAAACCGGCCAGACCTTTGTGGCACAGCCCAAATAA
- a CDS encoding LysR family transcriptional regulator, with protein MFRPKSTFEQWRIFQAVVDCGGYAQAAEALNKSQSSLNHAVAKLQQSLGVPLLEVRGRKAVLTPAGEIFLKRARQLSQQVEELENLANNLERQWEPQINLYVSALQPRERLYRALAHFYPRSRGCRVNLHERIHCHFNALQPGDLMLSEHLPGDRTGLVLDEVCLRPLCAASHPLAQLEGPISLDDLTSHNQISLHPPIHRSVDWNDADDTGWKATHYHEVISMILQGLGYAWLPRHLVEAELASGTLVQLDLESGNERHLYTYLLTLSPESLGPATELLLRCLRNEYQGEQSLSAQGK; from the coding sequence ATGTTTCGTCCCAAAAGCACGTTTGAGCAATGGCGGATCTTTCAGGCAGTGGTCGACTGTGGCGGCTATGCCCAGGCGGCCGAGGCGCTGAACAAGAGCCAGTCCTCCCTCAACCATGCGGTTGCGAAGTTGCAGCAGAGTCTGGGGGTGCCCCTGCTGGAGGTGCGCGGCCGCAAGGCGGTGCTGACCCCGGCGGGGGAGATCTTCCTCAAGCGGGCGCGCCAGTTGAGCCAGCAAGTGGAGGAGCTGGAGAATCTGGCCAATAACCTGGAGCGGCAGTGGGAACCGCAGATCAACCTCTATGTCTCGGCCCTGCAGCCGAGGGAGCGCCTCTACCGTGCGCTGGCCCACTTCTACCCCCGCAGCCGTGGCTGCCGGGTCAATCTGCACGAGCGAATTCACTGCCATTTCAACGCGCTGCAGCCGGGGGATCTGATGCTCTCGGAACATCTGCCGGGGGATCGCACCGGGCTGGTGCTGGACGAGGTGTGCCTGCGCCCGCTCTGCGCCGCCAGCCACCCGCTGGCCCAACTGGAGGGGCCCATCAGCCTCGATGACCTCACCAGCCACAACCAGATCAGCCTTCATCCCCCCATTCACCGCTCGGTGGACTGGAACGACGCGGATGATACCGGCTGGAAGGCGACGCACTACCACGAGGTGATCAGCATGATCCTGCAGGGGCTTGGCTACGCCTGGTTGCCACGCCATCTGGTGGAAGCGGAGCTGGCCTCCGGCACGCTGGTGCAGCTCGATCTGGAGAGCGGCAACGAACGCCACCTCTACACCTACCTGCTTACCCTCTCCCCCGAATCACTAGGCCCCGCCACCGAGCTGCTGCTGCGCTGCCTGCGCAACGAGTATCAGGGCGAGCAGAGCCTCTCCGCACAGGGTAAATAA
- a CDS encoding MFS transporter, with translation MALLTAVTRRPDPVSLSFLAVTFMTGVAVALQVPTLSLFLAQEVQVRPFLVGFFYTINAVVGILISQWLGHRSDNRGDRKRLILRCCFAGIALSLLFAWNRNYWLLVSLGVLLASLAATASPQLFALAREYSDSRNKRADMFSSVMRAQFSLAWVIGPPIAFALAIGYGFEVMYLASAVAYLLCTLVVWRWLPSLPLPKMAEESERVSSWRDPSVRALFIASTLMWTCNSMYLINMPLYITRELGMDEKLAGVLMGTAAALEIPFMLLAGYYTARFGKRPMMLLAVLAGVIFYGGLVSFTSHYALIALQLFNAIFIGIVAGIGMSYFQDLMPGRAGVATTLFSNSIRTGSIMAGAIAGIVAEVWSFHGVFMVALVLAMVALAACWRVPNV, from the coding sequence ATGGCCTTGCTGACGGCGGTAACAAGACGCCCCGATCCCGTATCCCTCTCCTTTCTTGCTGTCACCTTCATGACTGGTGTGGCGGTGGCGCTTCAGGTGCCAACCTTGAGCCTCTTTCTTGCTCAAGAGGTTCAGGTGCGCCCCTTTCTGGTGGGCTTCTTTTACACCATCAATGCCGTGGTCGGCATCCTGATCAGCCAGTGGTTGGGCCATCGCTCCGACAACCGGGGGGATCGCAAGCGCCTCATCCTGCGCTGCTGTTTTGCCGGCATCGCACTCTCCCTGCTGTTTGCCTGGAACCGCAACTACTGGCTGCTGGTGAGTCTGGGGGTATTGCTGGCCAGTCTGGCGGCTACGGCCAGCCCCCAGCTGTTTGCACTGGCGCGGGAGTACTCCGACAGCCGCAACAAGCGGGCTGACATGTTCAGCTCGGTGATGCGCGCCCAGTTCTCGCTGGCCTGGGTGATCGGCCCACCCATCGCATTTGCGCTGGCCATCGGCTACGGCTTCGAGGTGATGTATCTCGCCTCTGCGGTTGCCTATCTGCTCTGTACCCTGGTGGTCTGGCGCTGGCTCCCCTCTCTGCCGCTGCCCAAGATGGCCGAAGAGAGCGAGCGGGTCAGCAGCTGGCGGGATCCTTCGGTGCGGGCGCTGTTTATCGCGTCTACCCTGATGTGGACCTGCAACAGCATGTACCTCATCAATATGCCGCTCTACATCACCCGCGAGCTGGGGATGGACGAGAAGCTGGCGGGGGTGCTGATGGGGACTGCGGCGGCCCTCGAGATCCCCTTCATGCTGCTGGCGGGCTACTACACGGCGCGGTTTGGCAAGCGGCCGATGATGTTGCTGGCGGTGCTGGCCGGCGTCATCTTCTATGGCGGGCTGGTGAGCTTCACCAGCCACTATGCGCTGATCGCGCTGCAGCTTTTCAACGCCATCTTCATCGGTATCGTCGCGGGGATCGGCATGTCCTATTTTCAGGATCTGATGCCGGGTCGGGCAGGGGTTGCCACCACGCTCTTCTCGAACAGCATCCGCACCGGCTCCATCATGGCGGGCGCCATTGCCGGCATAGTGGCGGAGGTGTGGAGCTTTCACGGTGTCTTTATGGTGGCACTGGTGCTGGCCATGGTGGCGCTGGCCGCCTGCTGGCGGGTGCCCAATGTCTAG
- a CDS encoding MalY/PatB family protein, whose translation MFDFDREVDRSGTMSLKWDKYKGQDVLPMWVADTDFVSPPSVIEALTQRVAHGIFGYSRPSPRLIELIIERLATRYGWAIQPEWLVFLPGVVPGLNLACKAWSQHGRGIITPKPVYYPFLQAPGFNDRPLLTVPMVEEAGRWVLDLAELERQAPSADLLLLCNPHNPGGTVFTRDELLAIDAIAERHNLVICSDEIHCDLLLDKSARHIPYGAISQEAAERCAVMMAPSKTFNIAGLCCSFAVVPNARLRFRLQQAMRGISADVNLLGFVAAEAAYEGGDQWLCEQLDYLAANLALIQQAVARWPGVELASHQATYLAWIDVSALGLDDPVAFFEQAGVGLSPGAQFGNGQFVRLNFGCTKARLVEALARMERAILSHGKQ comes from the coding sequence ATGTTTGATTTTGATCGGGAAGTTGACCGCAGTGGCACCATGAGTCTGAAGTGGGACAAGTACAAGGGCCAGGATGTGCTGCCCATGTGGGTTGCCGACACCGACTTTGTCTCTCCGCCATCCGTGATCGAGGCGCTCACCCAACGGGTTGCTCACGGCATTTTCGGCTACTCTCGCCCCTCCCCCCGCCTGATCGAACTCATCATCGAACGGCTGGCCACCCGCTATGGCTGGGCCATCCAGCCGGAGTGGCTAGTCTTCCTGCCCGGCGTGGTACCGGGGCTCAACCTTGCCTGCAAGGCGTGGAGCCAGCATGGCCGCGGCATCATCACCCCCAAGCCGGTCTACTACCCCTTCCTGCAGGCGCCGGGCTTCAACGACCGTCCCCTGCTCACCGTCCCCATGGTGGAAGAGGCCGGTCGCTGGGTGCTGGATCTTGCAGAACTGGAGCGCCAAGCCCCCTCGGCCGACCTGCTGCTGCTCTGCAACCCCCACAACCCGGGCGGTACCGTCTTTACCCGCGACGAGCTGCTGGCCATCGATGCCATCGCCGAGCGCCACAATCTGGTGATCTGCTCAGACGAGATCCACTGCGATCTGCTGCTGGACAAGTCGGCCCGCCACATCCCCTACGGCGCCATCAGCCAGGAGGCTGCCGAGCGCTGCGCCGTGATGATGGCCCCGAGCAAGACCTTCAACATCGCCGGCCTCTGCTGCTCCTTTGCCGTGGTACCCAATGCCCGTCTGCGCTTCCGTTTGCAACAGGCGATGCGCGGCATCAGCGCCGACGTCAACCTGCTCGGTTTTGTAGCGGCTGAAGCGGCTTATGAGGGCGGCGATCAGTGGCTCTGCGAACAACTCGACTATCTGGCGGCCAATCTGGCCCTGATCCAGCAGGCCGTCGCCCGCTGGCCCGGTGTCGAGCTGGCCAGCCATCAGGCGACGTATCTGGCCTGGATCGATGTGAGCGCACTCGGGCTAGACGATCCCGTCGCCTTCTTTGAACAGGCTGGGGTAGGCCTCTCGCCGGGTGCCCAGTTTGGCAATGGCCAGTTCGTGCGCCTCAACTTCGGCTGCACCAAAGCGCGTCTGGTCGAGGCTTTGGCGCGGATGGAACGGGCCATCCTGAGCCACGGCAAACAGTAA